The Novipirellula aureliae sequence GCGAGATCATTTGTGACACGGCAGCTTCGGGTGCGACGACTTGCAATGCATCCTCCGACAAATCACCGGCCATCGCACCGATCGACGCCAGCATGGCGCTACGGTGTATGACCTTGTCCCCATCGGCAGAGCGACTACAGCGGATGACGCGTTTGACACCCGCGGAAATGGCAATTTGCGAAAACGCGTCGCTTAGACTCTTGTCGAGCAAATGATCCAGCACGATAACCGCAGGCCTGTGAATCGCGATCCAATTCTTTGCTTCCGCATAGATTGCTTGATCGGTTGTTGTTCTCGTATTGATGACGTCGACAGACGCCGCACCCAGGTTGGCGGCTGCTTGCCGTGCAGACGACAAACCGCTCGCGGCCTGTTCGGCATTCAAGCCGGCTGCCAACGCCAGCCGTAGAGCACTGACACCCGGGCGAACAGATTGCAGGACGATTGATACGCGTTGCCGCATCTCCAGACCTTCACAGCCGATTAGAGACCATGGAATCGTCGACGGGTCTCTTGCAACGACCAAAATACTCGATCGCCGATGTTCACCTAAAACGGTCGACCATTCCCCACGCGATGGATCGCCTTTTAAAATCATGCCGTGGTCACATGCGGCAAACCAGGTCGTGGCGGGACTCGCTTGGCTCCGCATGTTATTTGGCTCGGTTGTTCTCGTTCGGACCTCCGCAACATCGCGTACAACCGTTAAAGCCCCCGTCGCTTGCACCCAAGCCAAACAGGTTGCTGAGGGCGTTTCGATCGATGAAGGAGGAGGACCAGCAAGTTCGCCGGTGCTGTTCCAGGTCCGGCCTCGATCATGGCTTTCAAATTCATGGCTTTCGGCAACCGATGACCAATCACCCGCCACAACGATTGCACCACCTTCACTTCGCCGCTTGATGGAACGGAGCAGCGGGAGCTCGTCGTCACCGCTCCGATGCCACCGGTTGCCACCGTCGTCGGACACCAAAACCACCCCACGGCTAATCTGCGTGATTCGATCATATTGCCCTCCTACAGCGATCGCGGTTTGGTCACCAAGCCAAATGACATCATTCAACACACACTGGACCGGACTCGGCTTTTGCTTCCAGGTATCCCCCGCGTCTTCGGAATGTAGAATCACGCCATGGTCGCCGACGGCCAACCCATTTCGGCCATCGGGGCTAAACTCGATTGCTTGCAAGGATGCGTCTTCGCGAAGTGCGTCCACCGGTGTGTAGGAAGGGGGCGGTTCGAGTTGCGAAGCCGATTGACCGGCCGAATAAGCAATCGATTGACCGGCCGAATAAGCAATCGATTGAGCCGAGGCATTGTATCCGAAGCAGCAGGTGCATAACCCCAACCCCAATACGACCAACCCCAGCCAGTGCTGACGGACACGAGCTGCCCCAAAGCCAACTAGCCCAAAGCCAACTAGCCCGAAGCCAACTGGCCCGAAGCTATCTGGCCCGAAGCCAACTAGCCCAAAGTTATCTGGCCAGGGCGTCTGCATATAGATTCTGTTCATCCCATCCATCCTTTGACCATAATTGCAGCAAATAACAACGAGCCCCAGCCGAGAATTAGATTGGTGGCAACATAGAAAAACGCTGCGAACCAGCGTTGATCACCAGCAAGTAACAGCGACTCAGCCGTAAACGTCGAAA is a genomic window containing:
- a CDS encoding YCF48-related protein: MNRIYMQTPWPDNFGLVGFGPDSFGPVGFGLVGFGLVGFGAARVRQHWLGLVVLGLGLCTCCFGYNASAQSIAYSAGQSIAYSAGQSASQLEPPPSYTPVDALREDASLQAIEFSPDGRNGLAVGDHGVILHSEDAGDTWKQKPSPVQCVLNDVIWLGDQTAIAVGGQYDRITQISRGVVLVSDDGGNRWHRSGDDELPLLRSIKRRSEGGAIVVAGDWSSVAESHEFESHDRGRTWNSTGELAGPPPSSIETPSATCLAWVQATGALTVVRDVAEVRTRTTEPNNMRSQASPATTWFAACDHGMILKGDPSRGEWSTVLGEHRRSSILVVARDPSTIPWSLIGCEGLEMRQRVSIVLQSVRPGVSALRLALAAGLNAEQAASGLSSARQAAANLGAASVDVINTRTTTDQAIYAEAKNWIAIHRPAVIVLDHLLDKSLSDAFSQIAISAGVKRVIRCSRSADGDKVIHRSAMLASIGAMAGDLSEDALQVVAPEAAVSQMISLRSIYDASGQTSSGESITSGLSLSPSQRRSGRLPRATRRQLQVIQARLNEDRRIDRMIETSLDENVFSQSLTSMLDQTATDDQLRLAWTIYKALQSTDLESTPHKIAFQDRLLSEASDRFAGWSFGKWAKLRREAVGGSREWQHLRSLSVQALSLQQSRTRSDQAVQQVAVSPFQIEASGVVQASGSSPIRVASTTPTRIQGNVDVGGRNRNHKHQVDLRWEFHPLVLIANESARLRSQGENAEVLSQKTGNFRRLADSTSSNPWADLVVKYPPHPLVASVATRPPKLDGVADDPFWMTPHSSLGTGMPSPSIKMGYDDQFVYFFVRCPSHRFAAEPSVEESSSHRDYNLRAADRLRLAIDVDRDLMTAFELETTPLGKTHDSVDGQSAWQPTWYVSSKKQGENIDFEIAVLRRDLVELPVQSGEKWFVSAQVVPAGVVSTPAPIPNPRLWKPVSFR